ggaggcagaagaggatgagaaaggagaggatgtgagaaagaagaacaagaagaatgaagatTAAGATAACGCCAGCTATGTTAAGGTTTATGAAAAGTAAGTGTAAAAGAGGAGTATTATCTCGTtatgttgtctgtgtgtgtcagtgataTTTTCTCGTGTtgaaatgttttaatagtttgtTTTATTGCCACACTGATATCGTTGACTCAGTATTGGAAGATGTTACGTTACTGTTAAAATGGTTGAAATAATTCGTGTTAAGAAGAAAACttgcatttctttcctttgttagacatctccctcctcctcctcctcctcctcttcctcctcctcctcctcctactactactactactactactactactactactactactactactactcattctcctcttccatcatgaGTCTATAATGTAAAATATAAAACTTGAATACATAGAAatacctgtttatttgtatagaTATTGCATTCATCTAACAatgaatatttgttttttaatatgcatttttttttattatttattgtgatttatttatttatttatttatttatttatttatttatttattttacatcaaAGAAAGTGTTGTAGCCAATAATTTCAAGCACAGACTCACAATGGCATAGTTATTTACACAATGGCATCAAAATAACAGGCTTCTACTCATTAAGGAAAGTTACAAtgaataatatgtattgtatgttTTATATTTAAAGCACAATTAACtcttataagaaaaataaaaaacttggTTCTCTTAGctaaactattttcaaaggccacaaagaatgttaagttaggtttccATGATGCATTTTCCCATGAATAATATAGACGGCTTGTTAAACTTTCAATAGGGATATGAAAACACCCTAATCACCTTGTTAACTTCCtgtaaaaactgtaaaaaatatagaagtgtctttaaactatcattagagaCGTAAAAAACAGCCTTGAAGACCCCGATAACTTTCTGTAGATCCTGTTAAAAATATAGGAGTCGTTGAACTATCATTAGAGACGTAAAAAAACAGCCTTGAAGACCCCGATAACTTTGTAGATCCTGTTAAAAATATAGTAGAGTCGTTGAACTATCATTAGAGACAAAAAAACAGCCTTGAAGACCCCGATAACCTTTCTGTAGATCCTGTTAAAAATATAGGAGTCGTTGAAACTATCATTAGAGACGTAAAAAAACAGCCTTGAAGACCCCGATAACTTTGTAGATCATGTTTAAAAAGTATAGTAGAGTCGTTAAACTTTCCCTAGggacatgaaaaacaccctaaaaaatcTCCAATGAATCTCCTGTACAAGCAAATGTTGGTACGTGTTGGATAGTGAAATACCTGCAGGTCATATTGTTGCCCTCTCTTCATAATGCGAAGTGgattttcagttatttatttattttttttttttacaaagataCGCAGAGATAGTGGGCTGATAACTAGCTCATTACGTGACTCCTGGTGGcatcttttgaatttttttgaaGTAGTGTAGGCTGTATAGAGTTGAATTTCGAAAAGGGTATTCACATTCAGTAATTCAAATTGTTATAGTATACGTGGCTGAACTtaaagacctttttttttttttttttttcataagtttcagttttattttgtttatttattatcacatcataacttttaacaggctttagTAGAAGTTATTAGattattttcaaggatgttttcataattttagttCTCATTTGACAAgctatagtggaagttattaggggtTTTCATGAGCTGTGTGGTAGTCTGACATGCTCCAGAAGAAGTTAGTAagattttcaagggttttcatgatttgcagtgatagtttaatagccTCCAGTGGAAGTAACTTGGCTTCGAAGGATTTTTTCCACGATTCTAGGGATAAGCTAACAAAAATTAAGAaccatgaaagaaataaaaaaaaaaaaaacgtaattaatgattgagaatactggttaattcttgcattaataaCCTCCAGTGTAAATTACTAGGCTTTCAAGAATTTTCACGTTTCCGGGGATAGGCTAACGAGAATTAAAAAccatgaaaggaaaaaataaataaagaaaaatctatAAGGACCAAACCAAGTATCCCAAAAACTGAAAGCAGAAACAGAACAGAAACTATTACAAACGTCAGtggataagtttttttttatttttttttagagtttcgCTGTTATTGTTCGTAGTCAAGATCTCTATCATTTATCGCCATGACTCGTGAACTCCTGAaggtagaagtgtgtgtgtgtgtgtgtgtgtatgtgctaaCTGCGTAATGGGAATGCAATACGTAACTCCTCAGTGGAAGCCTTGAGTTTGAGGTTATAAGAGGTATGGGTGACCTGTACAACGCTGCCTCTCCCGCTACATGGCGCTGTTTAATatttagttacttttttttcttcttttcttcttgtctgtgtatgcttccttcatttcttcctttcttcttcttcttcttcttcttcttcttcttcttcttcttcttctttctttcttcttcttcttctttttcttcttcctcctcctcctcctcctcctcttcctcctcctcctcctccctcctcctcctcctcctcctcctcctcctcctcctcctcctcctcgtatcatCCATGTTTTTGCGtcattatcttattatttttcttattcttatcattaccaccaccacctccatcaccactactactactactaccactactactactactactactactactactactactatcatcatttcAGGCGCCAGGCCTGCAGAGGGGCGGCGCGTGGCGGGCGGTGCGTGTGGGcgtgttggtgatgatggcagtggtggtgtgggcgtgggtgtaCCTCGTCTCCAGCCCCGACCACGACACGCCCACGATGACCCGCGGTGAGTGTTGctgttggggtggtggtggtggtggtggtggtggtgtaattgttgttgttgttgttgttgttgttgttgttgttgttgttattattatttggtgtttattattattattattattattattattattattattattagtagtagtagtagtagtagtagtagtagtagtagtagtgtttatgATGGTATccctatactactactactactactactactactactactactactactactactacttctaaagACTCTCATTTGTCACTCCCTCCTCGTTTCTGGCAGATGATTGGCCCAGCTCGCCCAACCTGCCGGCCGCTCCACCAATCAGAGACAGCCTTCGCGTCCATCCTCCCCCGGCATACCTCCAGGCGCCTGGAGGGGAGGTAGGGGAAGGGGTGAGTatcagatagagagagagagagagagagagagagagagagagagagagagagagaggtgggggggggggggacgagTCATACCTGTAATCAGCTTTGGCCACGTGGGCACAGgtgaggttgggttaggttaccgctacttcttcttcttcttcttcttcttcttcttcttcttcttcttcttcttcttcttttttgttttactttttcttttttctttttcttttttctttctttcttccttctcattctcctcctcctcctttttttcaaacttttctacacctgagagagagagagagaggagagagagagagagagagagagagagaggaggagagagagagagagagagagagagagagatcatacacacacaaacacatcaacaTCATTTATATTCccacagaaggaagagaactaTATAGACGGAAAAttcgaaaaagaaaacggagtccATTTCATCAACTTGGAGGACGGACTGAAGAAAACTCAGCGGGGAgtcgagggaagaggaaaagaggaagaaaacaagaggaatagATGGGAGGAGACGAACCCACGGTATCACAGAGGACgcgaggaaaaaatggagggggaaaaatacgaaaatgacAAGGAAATCCCCAAAATATTCCCACAGAGACGAATTATATTACCTGGGGACACAGGGTTggtagtagaagaggaggaggacgaggaagaggaggaagaggaggaggagggtaaatggaatggaagaaacatggaggagaaagataaccACGCCATGGAGGAAGTAGATGAAGGACtgggaataggaagagaaggtgataatggtgataataatgataatgactttGTACAGGAAGacgtggggaggggaggcaataaagaagaagaagaagagtaaaaacaagaagagagaaacaaaacgacagaCCAGAAACGAACAAAAACAACGcacaagaaaaaacacacatgaatgACCTTGAaaccaacaaccaccaccaccaacttgacgtcgagaaacaaaaacaaggtcAGAGGTCAAAGAGCGACATTCCTGACCTTGACCTGGTGGCagcggaggaggagatgagacagAGGAGAGCTAGGGTGAAGGAGGTGTGTGCCAGGCATGGATTGGGACCGGACGCTCCTCCTGGTGTACAAAAAGTGAAGTACCCGCCCACACCGAGTTATGAAACCTTCTATATTgacaggtaaggacaggtgaggcagggaacAGGTAATGACAGGTGAGACAGgggacaggtgacaggtgaggacAAAGAACAAGGGATAGATAAGGACAGGGGACATGTAAGGATAGGAGAGGCATGGGGCAGGCAAGGACAGGTGGTAATGGGTACCTGGTGGGGTTAATTAGAGGAATAGGCAAGGTTACGATTGGTTaaggtgagaaagaggaaggataagggTGATTAGTgggtgactgagagagagagagagagagagagagagagagagagagagagagagagagaatgtttaattAGATGAATGGAAAATATGAACGTTTAATGAAATGATTCCACTCTAccaatattaaagaaaaaagattggGTACTGGTAAGCATTAGAGACTTCCcccattttatctctctctctctctctctctctctctctctctctctctctctctctctctcctcactctctcctctctctctctctctctctctttcaaaaatCTATTATTGTAtggttctttcatatttttttttatcacccaCCATTTGCAATcataacctaacacacacacacacacacacacacacacacacacacacacacacaacacacacacacacacacacacacacacacacacacacccacccacccacccacccacccacccactatcaccttcccatccctctcttaaccctaacctaacccacaccCTGCAGAGGAGACCGGCTGGCGTGGTGTCCTGTGTACAAGGCCGCCTCCACCTCATGGCTGTACGGGTTCCTGAGTCTGGCTGGCATCTCCGAGTCCTACATGAGAAACACGAAGGAACAGGTGGTCGACAGTAGCGAGGCGTATGTGGCCAGCGCTGCCTTACGAGGAGGCCAAAGAGGTGAGGTGACTGGAGGAGTAGGACAGGGTAGGGAATTGAAGGatcagaggagagaagagaagcagagaatTGGTGTCtactgaaggtgaaggaggaggaaggacaggctAGGGAACTTGGGAGttagaatgaagaggaggaataggagagggaaggggaaaggagagaagtgtcTGCTGAAGGAGTAAgatgatgaatgaaaggaataacAAGGTAGGGactaaggaggaaaggaaagttatacagtggaacctccgTTCACGAACTTAATCCTCTCCATGATTCACGTAATGTAAATACAAATAATTATTCTGTTCCAGCCTCagaaacattcttttttttttttttttttcttataaatgtTCTCTGTGACAAAGAATATGTTTTAGAATTATGGTTGTAAAGATGATAGGATAGACACCAAGCCTCGCCTTCCACCAAGCACGCGTTGGCTGgaaggaaatactgaagcaCACGAGTCTGTGCAAGGCGGGGAGTGTTGCGCTCATCGTGACACCACGTGCTTTCCAGATTCCACCGCGTGTCTCTTGTTTGAGTTCATTGTCAGGGATCCAGAGATTACTGACAGCCTCACGTCATGCGAGCGTGTCTGTGGCAGGTGTGGCCTGTGGTGGGTGTCCAGACACCGGAACACGAGGTGAAAATGACCGGATGCAGACCGCGGGTTGCCATTAGTAGCGCAAACAGTCTCAGCTTGACACATCCGTAGGCGCCGATATTTCCTTCCAGCCAACACGTGCttcatgtaaaggaaaaaatatcgtGTCTTTTCCTCTCGAATCATCTTCCCAACCATCCTGAAAGGTTGGAAGTAGGAAGGGGCAGTGGCACCCAGGTCAGACAGCTGGGAAGACACCTGACCTTGAAATCAGTGACAAACAATTGCCTGGTGATGCATGAGATTTGGTGGCGCATGATAATCACACTGCTCGCGGCAGGCGCGCCACAACACACCAGCTGGGCGCGTGCTTGCCGGTGAGGgggtttgggggtgtttgtacACTCACATCGAAACACCATTCGTGAACCGATGCAAAAAATTCTTTGAAAAATCTGTTCGTGAACAGAAACTTTCgtgaaccgaggttccactgtagaatgaagaggaggaacaggagagggaaaggaatggataaAGGATAAAGAGGATCAGAAACACTCTCACTTCTATCAGTCTCCCTTCAGCCTAATACTCGTACAGCTCAGTCCTTGCTTACTACAGCTAGATAAACAAACACTCCTGCCAGTCTCCCTTTAGTCCACAGCTCATGCCCTCCTTACTACGACCCAAgcacccttccttcactcatgtCTCGCCCCTGTCTCACCCCTGCAGGCTATGGGCATGTGTGTGAAGGCCTTAGTGGTTCGTCACCCGTTTGAACGCCTGGCCAGCGCCTTCagagacaagctggagagagtggcgGGCGGTGAGAAGCACGGCACGGAGCACTTCTATCAGAAATACGGCAGGAAGATTGTCGAGaagtacagaaagaaagagacaccaGGAACTAAGAGagaccagccaccaccaccaccaccgccgccaccaccaccaccacagagatACTCCAATGCTTTAGACGaccagccgccgccaccacccaccaccgccagcaccaccagcacgcTACAAGCACATTCTGGACGACTCACCGCCACAGCCACTGCACTACAACACCGCCGACGACCcaccgcagccaccaccaccagcaccaccacagcgaTACAGGCATGCGATTGATgacccaccacaaccaccatcaccacagtcaAAAGAACCAACATTCCCTGAGTTCGTGCAGTACTTGATAGACACTGACCTGACCCTGTATGCTGATGACCACTGGATGCCGTACCACATCTCCTGCACGCCTTGCCTTCTGGATTTCGACGTCATGGCAAAGTTCGAGACCCTTGACCGCGACCAGGCGTACCTCCTTCACAAGACTCACCTGCAGGATAAACTGAAGCTCACCTGGCGCCACCTGACCAAAGGAAATCGGACTTCTGATGTGGTGAAACAGTACTTCGCTGATGTACCCAAGAAACACTTACTAAGTCTCTATGGAAAGTACAGACTAGATTTTGAGATGTTTGACTACAGTGTTGCTGATTATCTAGGGTATGTGaagccttagagagagagagagagagagagagagagagagagagagagagagagagagagagagagagagagagagagagagaggttttagtTGAAAGTCTATATGCCATGTAGACGAAGTGAACAGAACTTTGAAAAGAGTGTGGGTGCGGTGCGTGAGGCTAAGGGTGAAGTGTTGCAGTGTATGGGCCTATTAGGGGATACGTGTGTGTTCTGAGTGTTCTAATGGTTGCCCTGACTATTGTGATATTAACTGTTGTGCTCTGTACTACGTGAACATTCGCGCCTTATACTTGTCCTTCAGTCCTTGTTacctgcttctcctccaccagGTGTTCAATTTGCTGTATGGTTTATTCCGTGTATGCTTTGAAATGTACACTGGTTTACCCGTCCCTTCATGGTGAGACCTAATCCCTCCCCTGTGTCTATTTAAGTCCCTTTCCAGTGGGGGCTGACGGGGATAAGAGtgtgaaagatgtgtgtgtgtgtgtgtgtgtctggtgccctgtgtgggattgcctgcctggtatgtagatagatatactactactactactactactactactactactactactactactactactactactactactactactactactactactactactataccttTCCAGTAGGGGTCGACAGGGCTAAGagagtgaatgatgtgtgtgactgtgtggtcCTTTGTGTGGGCCGCCCTGTGTGGGACTGTCGGCCTGTtatgtagataggtagatatttTGAAATGCTAGTGTTCATAGGTACTTCTGCTAGCCGTGTACCCTAAAACATTTAAGACTTTCAGAATAACTTTTCAAAGGGAGCAAAGATGATTAATGGAGttcttgtgttgttttcctcctttgcgTAATGCTGAATCCTTGCCaagctgtcactagaatcatgaaaatcctCTTGATAACTTCCAGAAACCGTGTAGAGAGGCAAAACATCAGTCAGTATTTGaaaacactgctctctcaccacaactattttccaaggccatagAGATAATACGCCAGGTTACCAAGCACTTTTCTCCTgctaaaaatgtagaaatcatgttaatctccCTCTAGaactttaaaaacacccttaaaaacttgcgtcacttcaactagagcctttggaaagtagtagAGGTGTGGCCAGAAGTGTTTTTGGAATCAGACTGCTTACTGAtcgtcgccttcctcctccaggcaTCACAAGACCGAATCATAAATGTAACTGgaagtattaatatatgtgtgATAAATATTTCACTGGTGACCTCCGTGTGCTTCAAATGTTTGGTGTTGTTATGTAAATAGGAGTGATGTAGTACTGATTAATTTAAGGTTTCCAGTGTGTATTGTAATCGTCGTTGTTGTGGAGAGATGGTGCTGCTGGTGTAATACTCAAACtattgtgattgttgttggATTGTAGTTTGTCTTTCCCTCAGCATCTGATAACAAGAGATTAAGAGGAACAACTCGAGAAgatagagtgagaggaagaggtacggtaagagaaggaaaggaaaaatacgtCAACtattgtgattattttttttattttagtttgtcTTTCCCTCGGAATAGAAAATGGGTAAAAAGAGGAACAACACAAGATCAGGAAATTTGAGAAGAAATACggcaagggaagaaaagagaaaaatactcagacttttgtgattattattgttttatttttctttccctcagaaTGCAGTAGTTGGAAATTAAGAGGAACAACacgagaagataaggaaaagtgagaggaagaaatacgataaaagaaggaaagaggaaaatacagaACCTAGAGGTaaataaagaacacaagaaaataatgaaatggggAGAAATAAGtacgataagaaaagaaaggagaaaaatacataataaggaaatcaaggggaagagatgagagaagaagaaaagagaaatacagaatgtggaagaatagaaagaaaaaaataagaatataagaaaataggaaagggatccgatgagagagagagagagagagagagagagagagagagagagagagagagagagagagagagagcaaaaaaaattaaataagataGTGGATTTATTGAGGGAAATGAGAGGGTTAAGGtgagaaattaagagaaataagatgtttcagaaaaaaaaatgacaactatagcgtagtggtggtggtggtggtggtggtggtggtgacaaggtgATGCTAGCAAGGTTGTAGTGTTGCATAAGAAgggtgtggtgatgtgggtgtggtgtagtgtggatgaaggctaaatctctctctctctctctctctctctctctctctctctctctctctctctctctctctctctctctctctctctctctctctcttagtgtagtgttcctcttgttatcttcctcttccttctcattatctttcttttcgtattcgttatcttttcttcttcttcttcttcttcttcttcttatccatctatttttactttatttttcttagtatTCGCAATCcatcttcgttgttgttgttgttatcctaTTCTCTTTCATGTTTCCCTTCcaccttatgttcttatttctcctcctcttgttgtaaCTGTTGATGCTGTTCTACTCGTCctgctccttcttttcttcttcccctcctcctcctcctcctcctcctcctcctcctccatttcacgCCAGTACCAATCACGGGTACCACTAGTTTAAAAGGTTACATGTTCCGTATGGCATCAGaatttaacgagagagagagagagagagagagagagagagagagagagagagagagagagagagagagagagagagagagagagagaatgaaggtcaCCGAGTACAATGATGAGATTAATGCTTGTGGAAGTTagctttaatctctctctctctctctctctctctctctctctctctctctctctctctctctctctctctctctctctctctctctctctctctctctctctctaacagtatATACtacaaaaaacaatgataataataacagtatagactctctctcttctctctctctctctctctctctctctctctctctctctctctctctctctctctctctctctctctctctctctctctctctaacagtatatactacaaaaaaatgataataataacagtatagactctctctctctctctctctctctctctctctctctctctctctctctctctctctctctctctctctctctctctctctctctccaaaccacAACACACGAAATAAAATAGCTTCCCTTGAAACACACCACAGaaaacagctgagagagagagacggggaaagagaagaggtagtgggagagagggagagagggggagagatcCACCTGTCtgcccctccatccctctccccactctctcagTCACTTTCTGCTGGTCCCTTGAACGAGATGGACATGGGGGGCGGCAGGCTGTTGATCaggtttattattttcatcttaattATGGTGCTGGGCTGGAAAGTGTGGGAATATATGGATCTTCCACCTCAACTTGATATTCCGCCTGGTTACCCACAACAAGGCAAAAGGGAACCGGTGAGTAAAGctgttttatcctttttcctcGCCACGGGTTACTCTCTCTGTTGTTTACTCTCGTTTTCACCCCTATTTGTTCTCTACTCATTGGGGttccttgtgtgtgttgtagatTGTTTTAAACTGCAATAGAATCAGCGCAAATTGTGTTTAAATATGAGCTTGTGTGAGTGAGGCCAATGTTGTTTTTCCTCACTATGGGTTacgctgttttttttgttttctttactcgTTTTCTCATCATTTGTTCTCTAGTCATTGTGAATCGTTGTGTGTGCTGGATATTGTGTTAGGCGCTTGATATACTGAGAAAATTGTCCTTGAATACGTGAGGTTGTGTGGGGAATACCAAAAgtttaataatttttcctctccgggtttgtttttttttactctcgtTTTCACTTCCGGTTATTCTCTTGTCATTGAGGTTTGTTGTGTGTGCTGTATATTGTATGTCTTGTGAAGAATAGTATAGGAACATCCTCAATTATGTGGGTGAGTGTGCGAGTGAACaaatgttttatcttttttcctttccatgttcCAGTCATTAGtattccttgtgtgtgttg
The sequence above is drawn from the Scylla paramamosain isolate STU-SP2022 chromosome 44, ASM3559412v1, whole genome shotgun sequence genome and encodes:
- the LOC135094139 gene encoding LOW QUALITY PROTEIN: carbohydrate sulfotransferase 11-like (The sequence of the model RefSeq protein was modified relative to this genomic sequence to represent the inferred CDS: deleted 1 base in 1 codon), translated to MWPALPYEEAKEAMGMCVKALVVRHPFERLASAFRDKLERVAGGEKHGTEHFYQKYGRKIVEKYRKKETPGTKRDQPPPPPPPPPPPPQRYSNALDDQPPPPPTTASTTSTLQAHSGRLTATATALQHRRRPTAATTTSTTTAIQACVDDPPQPPSPQSKEPTFPEFVQYLIDTDLTLYADDHWMPYHISCTPCLLDFDVMAKFETLDRDQAYLLHKTHLQDKLKLTWRHLTKGNRTSDVVKQYFADVPKKHLLSLYGKYRLDFEMFDYSVADYLGYVKP